A genomic region of Nostoc sp. UHCC 0702 contains the following coding sequences:
- a CDS encoding transposase, with product MLHKACPERCRRVVQVRLYPSLEQQNQLAQTFGCARWWWNYALNKSIETYKETGKGLSRVALNAFLPVLKKAEDTVWLSDCYSQVLQATTLNLTTAYKNFFEKRAGFPKFKSRHGKQSVQYPQNVKIVDGNVKLPGNIGIVKAKIHRAIEGKVKTVTVSKTPSGKYLASILTELEGENPVVSEGKIYGVDLGLRHFAVVTDGDKVSKYDNPKHLAKHEKNLKRKHKKLARKVKASKSRNRYRKVVAKVYERVSNSRQDFLHKLSYKLVSDSQAVIVENLHVKGMVRNHKLAKSISDAGWGTFTNFLAYKLERRGGKLVEIDRWFPSSKLCSNCFYQIGEMPLDVRQWTCPHCNTHHDRDENAAINIRAEGIRMIKAEGSAVSAVGGEVSPTLGRKSKFRHSPLITEAQTGLGTPSQCG from the coding sequence ATGTTACACAAAGCTTGCCCTGAGCGATGTCGAAGGGTTGTGCAAGTCCGTTTATATCCGTCACTTGAACAGCAAAATCAACTAGCTCAAACTTTTGGGTGTGCTAGATGGTGGTGGAATTATGCTTTGAATAAATCTATTGAGACTTATAAGGAGACGGGTAAGGGACTTAGCCGTGTTGCACTCAACGCATTTCTTCCTGTACTCAAAAAAGCTGAAGATACGGTGTGGTTATCTGATTGTTATAGCCAAGTTTTACAGGCTACAACGCTCAACTTGACCACAGCTTACAAAAACTTTTTTGAAAAACGTGCCGGATTTCCTAAATTCAAATCTAGACACGGTAAGCAGTCTGTTCAGTATCCTCAAAACGTCAAGATTGTAGATGGCAATGTCAAACTCCCTGGAAATATCGGGATAGTCAAAGCCAAAATACATAGAGCTATTGAGGGGAAAGTCAAGACTGTTACTGTGAGTAAAACGCCTTCTGGTAAATACCTTGCATCTATCCTGACTGAGTTAGAAGGTGAAAATCCGGTTGTTTCAGAAGGTAAGATATACGGTGTTGATTTAGGATTAAGGCACTTTGCTGTTGTCACTGATGGCGATAAAGTTTCTAAATACGATAACCCTAAGCACCTTGCCAAACATGAAAAAAACCTAAAACGTAAACACAAAAAATTAGCACGTAAAGTCAAAGCAAGCAAGTCAAGAAATAGATACAGAAAAGTTGTTGCCAAAGTGTACGAGCGAGTTAGTAATTCTCGGCAGGATTTTCTGCATAAACTTAGTTATAAGTTGGTCAGCGATAGCCAAGCTGTCATAGTAGAGAATCTTCATGTTAAAGGCATGGTTCGTAACCATAAATTGGCGAAATCAATATCTGATGCAGGATGGGGAACATTCACTAACTTTTTAGCCTACAAGCTAGAACGCAGAGGTGGAAAGTTGGTTGAAATTGATAGATGGTTCCCCAGTTCTAAGCTTTGCTCTAATTGTTTCTATCAAATAGGTGAGATGCCATTGGATGTCCGTCAGTGGACTTGTCCTCATTGCAATACTCATCATGATCGGGATGAAAATGCGGCGATAAATATTAGAGCAGAAGGCATCAGAATGATAAAGGCGGAAGGTTCAGCCGTCTCTGCTGTAGGAGGGGAGGTAAGTCCTACTCTTGGACGAAAGTCTAAGTTTAGGCACTCCCCCTTGATTACAGAAGCCCAAACTGGACTTGGTACTCCAAGTCAGTGTGGGTAG
- the glgP gene encoding alpha-glucan family phosphorylase, with the protein MAQKDTWVSRVAPQVSQDRPIAYFCAEFGIHESLPVYSGGLGILAGDHLKSSSDLGVPLVGVGLLYRQGYFRQRLNRQGWQEDYYLDNPFGRMPIELIKNEQGQPLTIQLEIRQRQVKVQIWRVQVGRVSLYLLDSDREDNDPIDRWLTGHLYGGNLETRIAQEVVLGIGGVRALAALGIQPSVYHLNEGHAAFCTLEIARQEIERTGKSFYDIEAKVRNSCVFTTHTPVPAGHDVFSPDLIDSYFAQYWPQLRLSREQFLALGARRLGDPWEPFGMTVLALRMCRACNGVSELHGQVSRKMWTVLFPQRSEDKVPIGYITNGVHAPTWTAPLLADLYNQYLGADWKTRAVDPEMWAKVEEIPDEELWSRHLILKDRLVAYTRYKVKKAREQRGEDYKLIQAADSLLDSNVLTIGFARRFSPYKRGDLILRDAQRALKIFGNANRPVQIIFAGKAHPADEEGKRIIQRLMEWCQNSGILNRVAFIEDYDIFTGQKLVQGVDVWLNNPRRPLEASGTSGQKVCFNGGINCSVLDGWWCEGYKADTNGKGTNGWAIGEDAHTSDQELQDRIDSQSLYQLLEEEIVPLYYDQDANGIPHRWVQMMKASIKTNAPLFNTDRMIADYVSQVYVPEIATSVGPILAKVLL; encoded by the coding sequence ATGGCACAAAAAGATACTTGGGTGAGTCGTGTTGCACCGCAAGTATCCCAAGACCGCCCCATAGCTTACTTTTGTGCTGAATTTGGCATCCATGAATCTCTGCCGGTGTATTCTGGTGGCTTGGGCATTCTGGCTGGGGATCACCTGAAATCATCATCAGATTTGGGTGTACCGTTGGTTGGTGTCGGCTTGCTGTATCGCCAGGGTTATTTTCGCCAACGGTTGAACCGCCAGGGTTGGCAAGAAGATTACTACCTGGATAATCCTTTTGGGCGGATGCCCATAGAGTTAATTAAAAACGAACAAGGGCAACCGCTGACTATCCAGCTAGAAATTCGCCAGCGACAAGTGAAAGTGCAAATTTGGCGAGTGCAAGTTGGGCGGGTAAGTTTATATTTACTAGATAGCGATCGCGAAGACAACGATCCCATCGACCGCTGGCTAACTGGACACCTCTATGGTGGTAACTTAGAAACTCGTATCGCCCAAGAAGTCGTCTTGGGAATTGGCGGTGTGCGGGCTTTAGCAGCCTTGGGAATTCAACCTTCTGTCTATCACCTCAACGAAGGACACGCCGCTTTCTGTACTTTGGAAATTGCTAGACAAGAAATTGAACGTACAGGTAAATCCTTCTACGACATCGAAGCCAAGGTACGCAACAGTTGTGTTTTCACCACCCATACACCCGTACCTGCCGGTCACGATGTCTTTTCTCCCGATTTAATCGACTCCTACTTTGCTCAGTACTGGCCACAATTGCGACTTTCCCGCGAACAATTTTTAGCATTAGGCGCACGACGACTAGGCGACCCTTGGGAACCCTTTGGTATGACCGTTTTAGCTTTGCGGATGTGTCGTGCTTGCAATGGTGTGAGTGAGTTGCACGGTCAAGTTTCCCGCAAAATGTGGACAGTTCTCTTTCCCCAGCGGTCAGAAGACAAAGTGCCAATTGGTTACATTACCAATGGCGTACATGCACCTACTTGGACTGCTCCTTTATTGGCTGACTTGTATAATCAGTATTTAGGAGCAGACTGGAAAACTCGTGCAGTTGATCCCGAAATGTGGGCGAAAGTTGAGGAAATTCCCGATGAAGAACTGTGGTCGCGTCATCTCATCCTCAAAGACAGACTCGTCGCCTACACACGCTATAAAGTCAAGAAAGCGCGGGAACAGCGTGGTGAAGATTACAAACTCATCCAAGCTGCTGATAGCCTGCTAGACTCCAACGTTCTCACAATTGGATTTGCCAGACGCTTTAGCCCTTACAAACGTGGTGATCTAATTTTACGTGATGCCCAAAGGGCGTTGAAGATTTTTGGTAATGCCAACCGTCCAGTACAGATTATCTTCGCCGGTAAAGCTCATCCAGCAGATGAAGAAGGTAAACGAATTATCCAGCGTTTGATGGAGTGGTGCCAAAATTCAGGAATTCTCAACCGAGTTGCCTTTATTGAAGACTACGACATTTTCACCGGGCAAAAACTAGTGCAAGGTGTGGATGTGTGGTTAAACAACCCCCGCCGTCCTTTGGAAGCATCGGGTACAAGCGGGCAAAAAGTCTGCTTCAACGGTGGCATTAATTGCAGCGTCCTCGATGGTTGGTGGTGCGAAGGTTACAAAGCCGATACCAATGGTAAAGGAACTAACGGTTGGGCAATTGGTGAAGATGCTCATACTAGCGACCAAGAACTGCAAGACCGCATTGACTCCCAGTCGTTGTATCAACTGTTGGAAGAGGAAATTGTTCCTTTATATTATGACCAAGATGCCAATGGCATTCCCCATCGCTGGGTACAGATGATGAAAGCGTCCATTAAGACAAATGCGCCGCTATTCAACACAGACAGAATGATTGCCGACTACGTTTCACAGGTTTATGTGCCAGAAATTGCTACCAGTGTAGGGCCTATTTTGGCTAAAGTTCTGCTGTAA
- a CDS encoding GNAT family acetyltransferase — translation MEITGLKVRPYQLDDEQQVIELWHRCNLVVPWNDPKRDIELKLQFQPHLFLVAEMDSLIIASVMAGYEGHRGWINYLAVSPDYQCKGIGRLIMEAAEAELKKLGCVKVNLQVRSSNKSVIAFYEKLGFSDNNVIGMGKWL, via the coding sequence ATGGAAATCACAGGACTCAAAGTTCGACCCTATCAGTTAGATGATGAACAACAGGTTATCGAGTTATGGCATCGCTGCAATTTAGTTGTGCCGTGGAACGATCCAAAACGCGACATTGAGTTAAAATTGCAATTTCAACCACATCTGTTTTTAGTAGCAGAGATGGATAGCTTAATTATCGCCTCAGTTATGGCAGGCTATGAGGGACATCGCGGTTGGATAAACTACTTGGCAGTCTCGCCAGATTATCAGTGCAAAGGTATCGGTAGGCTAATAATGGAAGCTGCTGAAGCTGAATTAAAAAAGCTAGGCTGTGTAAAAGTTAATCTACAAGTACGGTCTTCAAATAAGTCTGTCATCGCTTTCTACGAAAAATTAGGTTTTTCGGATAACAATGTCATCGGTATGGGAAAGTGGTTATAA